The genomic interval ACATCCTAGTTGATTATTGGTCATTAGACCTGTCAATTACTGACAGAATGTGTTAAATCTCCCACTTTGAAGGtgaatttctccttaaatttctgTCAATTTTCACTTTACATGCATGTGATTAGGTACATACTGTTTATAATTATAGTCTCTTCATGAATTGAACCTTATGTTAATGTGTATATGAGACTCTTTTCTGTAGCAGTGATTTTTACTGTAAAGGATTTTGTGCCTGATAGTAATATAGTTATAACGCCAACTACTCTTCCCTACTTAAAAGCATTGCTTCAGAAGTCCTCCTTTTTctctacttaaaaagaaaatttttttgtttaggtgagaggaaaggagatagtgacacagacttccatatgtgccccaactgggatctacctggcaacccccatctggggccgatgcttgcaaccaagctatcctcagcacctggggcaatgtTTGGACCaatcgagctactggctgtgggagggggaaaggaaaaaaagggggagagggatagatatagatataattatagattatatatatatatatatatatatatatatatatatatatcaccaaaTTGCTTTCAGGAAAGGTTTTCTATTTCATACTCTTACTAGCAGTATAAGAGATTACCTGGTTCACATTAATAAAAggaattatactttttttctttttcttaccactgatccaactgccTAGGacgtctttttgtttttaattccttttagctacagcctgacctatggtggcgcagtggataaagcatcgacctggaacactgaggtcgccggttcgaaaccctgcacttgcctggtcaaggcacatatgggagttgatgcttcctgctcctcccccctttctctctctctctctctctctctctctcttccctctctaaaatgaataataaaaaaaagaaataattcattttagctacagagggagagagatagaaacatcaagctgcccctgcatgtgccgggactggggatcaaaccagcaacctctgcactttaggaggatgctccaaccaaccaagctatccagccagggcagaactcTACTCTTGATAAGAGAGAAATGTTTCAGTTAAacttatatttctttgtttagtGAAGTTAAATGTTCTTTCCTTCAAATTTATAATACTTTAGTGAATTGCTTATTCCTATCCTTTgatctgtttttttttacaagtattttttttttaatttaatttttttaatttattcatttttagagaggagagagagagggggagagagagagagagagagagagagagagagagagagagagaaagaagggggggagctggaagtatcaactcccatatgtgccttgaccaggcaagcccagggtttcaaaccggcgacctcagcatttccaggtagacgctttatccactgcgccactacaggtcagacctggttgttgtttttttaaagacaggcacagagagagatgagaagcatcaactcgtagttgcagcactttattcatagattgcttctcatacgtgccttgacggggaggtgGGGTGgccccagctgagccactgatccccttgctcaaaccagagaccttgggctcaagccagatgagcggGTGCTGAAGCGGGCGACCTCAGGGCTTGAACCTGAGtactcagcgtcccaggtctactctttatccactgtgcctcaccagttctttgcctgtttttctaCCGGGGTACTGTCTTATCCTTAGAATGTTGTTGTtacaatacaaaaagaaaaaaaccacccgCCTGGCTTGAGgtgacgcagtagataaagcctccacctggaatgctgaggtcgctcttcaaaaccctgggcttgcccggtcaagacacataagacaagcaatcagcaaacaactaaagtgaagcaaccgtgagttgatacttctctctccacctccctctcctctctctgtaaaatcaataaataaaatctttttaaaaaccatctGTCTGACCAATAGTGGCGCCTgtcgtcaacctggaatgctgaggtcactggttggaaaccctgggcttgcccggtcaaggcacacacgagaagcaactactaagaattgatgcttcctgctcctaccctcaacccctttctctctctctctcttctctctaaaatcaatatactgtacaaaaaatttttttgttaaagaaaaacatCTGGTTGCGAGTGCATGACTGTGGAACACCAGCAGAAGGGCACAAAGGCGCGCTTGGCCGCCAGTGAACTTTCAAGGCCAGCGGGCGGCTTTTATTCCCCATAGCGGAAACAAGGTTTCCACAAACCCACACGGGAATTGCTGCAAAGGCGTTGCCTCTGCCAGCACCAGGCTTCCTCAAAAATGTCTCGCGGGATTTCAGCTGTCCTTGGGGCCCGACCCAACTACAAATCCCAATATGCAACGCGCCTCAAGGCCTGAGCGCCCGAATGAAGTCTCGGGTCCAAGGTCATGTGTCTGTCTGCGTAAGGCGTCCGGTCATCTCTCTCACGCCTTTTTCTGCGGCTTCCACCTTAGTCGCCATTTTGTGAGGGAGGTTATGGAACCTCTGATTCCCGCCGACTCTATGGTCGAGCACTTCAGAGATCAACCAGTCCGAAGCCAGAATTCGGAGGAAAACCCCGCCTTTACGCTCAGGGAGGCGGGAAATGCCACGAAGCTCCCgtagagagggaagaagaagctgcagaaaaccaataaaaaaagagaaggtaaAAACATCAACCAATGGGAACGCGGGAGGATTGTGGCCAATGAAAGTGTGGGGACCCCGGGACACGTGGGTGGGGAAGCTGACTCCTGAAACCTAGAGCTAAAGCTGGGAGGTGATTCAGTCACCTTGAGCCGGGCGAGAGCCGTGGTCTGAGCAGAGGCAGCAGGGCGGTTGGGAGTGCAGGTGACTTGAGGCCGGGAGCCAGCGATCGGCAGGGGTGTGGGCTGGACTGAGCGGAGGGCCGGGAGAGACGATTGGCATGTATAACCTTAACACTTAATGTTAATTACCAACGGTAATAAGCGATTAACTATCCCGACTGAGGCGGGCGGAGCACAGCTCTGTAAAATGAACAGGACCATACATGGCAGCTGCCCTGTGTCGGCCTCCAGTTTTCCCGGGAGACCATCCTCTTTCGCTACATTTCCCTCCTGGGGCTCGGGCTTCCTTCCTCTACTTCCGATTTCCGTGACCTTCCTTTGCAGACACACCGCGCTGAAAGCGGTGGACCCGGGAGTTCGCGATGTCCCTCTGACCTCTAATGTTGGGCACGGTGCTAGGAAGAGTGTGGTCCAGGGAGGACGGGCGAGGGTGACAGGGACGACCGAAGGTCGCCACTctaagaaaataaccaaactgtggaattttttgttttcctctgcaGACTGAAAAAATGCAGACCACCGGGGCACTACTCATTCCTCCAGCTCTGGTAAGTTGCAGCTCAGGGTGCTGTGTAAGCGCCAGCTGTGGGAGCCATCAATACCTAATGAATGAACTGAGAGGAGCTTGGCATCCTGATGATGTGGGCGTTTGGGGGAGGTTGTGAAATGTGGTGCAGTTAACTCGAGTTTATTTGGACCTGTAAACCAAACTATCTTAGCTTGGGAATGTGGTCAGAGTCTGGCTCTAACCTTTACCCCCAGCCTGGCTTGGCCATATGGTAAGACAGCCCACTGACAGTGATTCTTCTACCTTGGCTGCACATGAAAATCAACTGGGGAGTCTTAAACACTACTGATGCCCAGGCTGCACAGACTCTGGGAATGAGAGTGGAACCCATGCATCTGTATTTTTTAGAACTGCCCAGGTGATTCCAATGTTcagccaagtttgagaaccactgcactaaaaaatatttcaagaaagcCATGTTACAAAGGGTTCTGCTTAGATGGCTGTTTCAGGAGCCTCCCCAGGCTTACTGGTCCACTCCATTCAGGGTATGTAACAGTGAGTACCATTTTAGCAAAGTAAGATTTACCCCTTCTGCTTTCTTTGATGATCTGGGTACAAACCCTTCCTGTGGCTGGTTTGATATTGGTGTGGATTTTTGTCTTATTCTGGGATACCGAATAGGACTGTGCCCATAAAAGTGAACTCTCATACCCAGTTTTAAATGCGAAGATTGCTACCGCTGACAACACCAGGGTCTTAGGTATTGACCTTGAAAttcattggatttttttctttcattttagtaatgtgttaaattgattttagagagagaataaagagagaaagagaagcattgctttgttgttctacttacttatacattcattggttgattcttatatgtcccCTTAGCAGAgattgagcccacaaccttggcatatcaggacaacactctaaccaactgatctacccagccagggctcattggaCTTTTTCTCCCCCGCCTCCCCGTTGGACTTTTTCTGTTTCTAACATTTGTAGTCCTTGACAGAAGCTCAGAGCTTgagggtttgggttttttttgtttgtttttttcttccttgcctGAGATGGGGGTTGTCTCTTTCTGATTTTACAGATCCGCTGTTGTACCAGGGGCCTAATCAGGCCTGCATCTGCCTCCTTTCTGAGTAGGCCGGAGATCCCACCTGAACAGGTAAAGGAGTATGGGCCCTCTTACGAATTTCTCCAGACAGAGGTTCTCCCAGTTAGTTGCATTGCCTTTAGGTCAGTCACAGTGGGCAGGGAGAGTATCTGTGCTGCTTTAATAGTTCTAAGTACTCCCAAGGTGAGCGCTATAGGTGAGAAACTTGCGAAAGTGAGGTTTCCCTAACCCATGACATTTCCCGAGCCCTCTCTGAAAGTGGACCCTAAGAGTAATTCCCAGTGCGCTCTGTAGCCTGAGCATTCTGTACTTGCTGGGCAGTTTGCCAGCAGTTTCAGAGCtcaggtgggaggggggaggggggtagagtCAGCCACCTGTCTTTGTGCCTAACTCCTTTatctcttttctccccttccgTATTTCCCTCTTTCTTGGTTCATCTAGCCTTCCTACAGCAACTCCCCACTCCAGGTGGCCAGACGGGAGTTCCAGACCAGTGCTGTATCCCGGGACATTGACACAGCAGCCAAGTTTATTGGTGCTGGGGCTGCCACAGTGGGTGTGGCTGGTTCAGGGGCTGGAATAGGAACAGTGTTTGGCAGTTTGATCATTGGCTATGCCAGGTGAGTTTGGGGGTGGCCTACAGCATCTATCACCATTCAACCCTATTTGGGGGAAGCCTCAGCAAGATGAGATCCCTCTAGTTGCTGGTTTATTCCATCTACCTCCTGTTTTCTCCAGGAGGAGACAAGAAACCTCTCTGATGCATCCAACCTGGCTCACTTAAACTTACCATGTTGGTACTCCGCTTGTCTGGCCAAATCCCAGGATTGTGCATATGCAGGCTAGGTCCTCTCCTAGTTTTAGCACTCCCCATTCACCTACCCTGCCTGAGCCCTCCACTACAGCCATGCCCTCACCCTTTCCatcactctctgtccctggcaGGAATCCGTCTCTCAAGCAGCAGCTCTTCTCCTATGCCATTCTGGGCTTTGCCCTGTCTGAGGCCATGGGGCTCTTCTGTTTGATGGTCGCCTTCCTTATCCTCTTCGCCATGTGAGGCTCCGTGGGGGTCACCTACCCATCCCTGCTGCTTCGACTCCAAGCCATGCCCGGGGCTGGAACGTGCTAAGCTTGACCATTAAACACATTTCTCTAAACCCATATGCCTGCGCCTCTGTCCTTTGCCCTCGGGGAAGGTCTTGGTGGAAAGTTGGGACAAGGGAAGAGGGATTGGGTCAGCTGTTGGTGATTACGAACTGCTCAGGTTGAGAAATATCCATGCCATGACTAAGAACCTGGAGGGTTCTCTTTATCTTCCGGGGGAGTGTGAGCTTGTCTAAGTAATGACTGGtgcttttttccttcaaatttagTATAGCAATATGTACCAAGTGTTTTATGTTTTTACCTCAACGACCCTATGAATTCTAAGTACAGTGATTAGAACTGTTTTGTAAATGAGGGAACTGAGGTTTAGGGAAGCAAAATAACCTGTCTTCTGTCACagagctggtaagtggcagaatTGGGGATTTGTCCACAGGCCTGTCTAAACTTTTAGCTGTGCTGTCCCATCTAGTTTACTCTTGGTCACACAATATAGGTGGCGCAAACAGGGAAACAGTCCCAAAGAAGTAAAGCACATTAGAGGTGGAGGTAGGACTCCACCCACCTGCATTCAGCTCCACTTGGAAATTTCATTATCTATtcgtttgggtttttttgtttgtttgtttgtttttttgtttgttttttagagaggggagagacagagaaagagatggggcagggcgggggggggggggggcaggaagcatcaactcccatatgtgccttgaccaggcaaggccagggttttgtactggcaaccttggcattcgaagttgacactttatccactgcgccaccacaggtcaagcggaAATTTCATTATCAATTCATCTTTTTGAGTGCCTGGGtgttcttttagtattttttactttttccattgatttgagagagagagagatgcatggACTCACTGTTctacttagctgttccatttaggtGTGCGCTCATCGGTGGCgtcctgtgtatgccctgactgggattggaCCCGTGACCTTGGTGCACTAGAATGATGCTCTATTCACCTTGCCATggcctttgaaatttttttatatttttgacctttttattttttattatttattgactgattttagagaaacaggaagggagagagagagagaggggagcattcatttgttattccacttagttgtgcattcattggtcacttcccttcataggtgccctgaccaaggattgaacctgcaatgtgttttgggatgactaagcaactgagctaaccagccagggcatggtgTTCTTGAATAAAGCAGAAGACAGTCTCCGTTTCTGGAGAATTTACAATCTTAGCTTTGCTAGGGATAAAAAGGGTGTttagggggaaggaagggaggaacaaACTAATGAATTGTTTAGAGAACTTTGCGAAGCATTTTCCTGGTGGTCTCAAAGTCTACACTCAGCAGGCTCTCCCACTTGCCCAGAATGGGACTGATAACCCAGGTACAAGAAAGCTAAACTGGTAAGATcacagctgctgctgctctgAGCCCCAGCAGGAGCAAAACGAGCAGAATGAACATAGAGGTTCTGATAGACATTGTCTCAAATTGGAAGGTttcaaaagaaagtaataaaagtggataaaacgtcgacctggaaatgctgaggttgccggttcgaaaccctgggcttgcctggtcaaggcacatatgggagttgatgctttctgctcctccccccttctctctctctctctctctctctctctctctcccctctctctctctccctctctctcctttttttaaaaaaaaaaaagaataaaaaaaaaatgggaaaaaaaatttgcctgacctgtggtggcgcagtggataaagcatcgacctggaaatgctgaggtcgccggttcgaaaccccgggcttgcctggtcaaggcacatatgggagttgatgcttccagctcctccccctttctctctctccctctctctctcctctctaaaaattaataaataaaattaaaaaaaaaaaaaaaaaagtggaacccgcctgacctgtggtggtgcagtggataaagcgtcgacctggaaatgctgaggtcgctggttcgaaaccctgggcttgcctggtcaaggcacatatgggagttgatgcttccagctcctccccccttctctctgtctctcctctctctctctctctctctgtctctccctctcctttctaaaatgaataaataaataaaaagtggaacCCATTTTGTGAAAACCTTGTATCAATTTACAGCAAAATTTCAGTGAAATAGTGAAATCAAGAATATTCCTAATTAGTGTTAACACCAAAAATGTGAGTCAAGAAtggatttggcctgaccaggcggtagcgcagtggatagagcgttgggctgggttgtggagggcccaggtttgagaccccaaggtcgccagcttgagcacaggctcatctggtttgagcaaagctcaccagcttggacccaaggtcgctggtttgagcaaggggttactcggtctgctatagccccatggttaaggcacatatgagaaagcaatcaatgaacaactaaggtgtcgcaacaacaacaaaaaaactaatgatggatgcttctcctctctctctgttcctgtctgtctgtccctatctatctctctctgtctttctctgtctctggaaaaaaaaaatggatttgacCTTGGCTGTgttgctaagtggatagagcatcgtcccagtacataggttgtcggtttgatccccagtcagggcacatactagaagcaactgcTGAGTGTACCACTATagtaaatggaacaatgagttgatacctctcaaattaatgggaaaattttttttgaaaagaatggaTTCCATTTATATGCAATTTAAAGACAGTCATGCAGGTATTTAGGTGCTAAGCATCCTAAGAGTCTTggggaaagcaaaaaaaaaaatctaaggtcCTTGCTCTGAAGGAGTTTGGGGCATCAGCAGAGTGGAAATAACAGTGAACAATGCTATACGTTATGGAATATGTGGGTACAAAAGCTATGTGCTGTagaagagaaaaagcagaggCCAGTAGTAGTTGTAATACTGTCAGCTAACATTCGAGCACTTTTATGTCAGGTGTATTGCTAAGCTCTTTGTGAATAACTTCCAACTTCCCTATGAAgtcattttataggtaaggaaacagggaggctcagagagctgaGGCAGCCTGTGGAAGTCACACTGTTGTTAGtaaagctgggattcaaactccagaacctgtgttgttgtttttttgtttgtttttaattaaatttaatgcagtgacattgataaatcagggtacatatgttgagagaaaatatctctagattattttgacatttgattgtgctgtatacccctcccccaaagttaaccTGTGTTCTTATCACTGCAAACAGCTAAGGTTTGTACAAGCTTAGTGACATGCACAAGATCTTATGGCATACCACTGATTCTAATCTAAGTCCATctaacattcattcaacaatcatGGCCTTCCAGCACAagatttctcaaccttggcactttTGGGGCCATGTAATTCATTGCTGTGGGGCTGTCCTACTCATTGTTTGATGTTTAGAAGCATCCTTGGCCTCTTATCCAGTAACAACTTCCCTTTCTCCAGGAGAAACAACCAATTGCCAAGTAGATATTGACAAATATCTCCTGGCTAGAGGCAAAAATCACTCCCAGTTGAGAACTACTGGTCTACCCTAATCTGCTGCCTGCCCTTTTAGCCTCTCCACCGTAAGTAACTCAAGGTTACTTAAGTAAGCCAGTGATAGAACCTGAAGCAGAGCCCAAGAATCTCAGGGCCAAAGAGGAGGAATGGGACTGAGGTTGAACTGGCAGCTGAGTTATTACCAACAGAGCATTGGATTGACTGTTAATATTATTATGCAAACAGAATGCAGTAAACCTTTGGGATATCAAGCTGGCATCCTTGCCAGGTCACTACCCTCTGGTAGTAATCAAGTAGCAGCCCCCAGGGAAGGAGGTTGCCTTTCCTTCTTGTGAAGCTCCAAGAACCTAGTTTTTACCAAGAGGCAAGTAAGAATTTACCTTCAAGTGGGCTCCAAACAGCCTTGGAATTACTTGGCAATCCAAATCAGCAAGGTTGGGGATGTGGCTGGTAGCCCCATAGGGCACTATAAGGTCAGGAGAGAATATACCCCTTCCCCCAACCGGGCTACTCAGTCCATTACCATTAAGGTTTTTTATCTAGGGTCATGGTCCATGAGTGGAACAATTTTGCTTAGTGCAAATTATTTGTAAGTGGATAGAGATGTGCATTGTTCTTGGGAGAGGGTCCATTGTTTTCATTGTATTCTCAGG from Saccopteryx leptura isolate mSacLep1 chromosome 2, mSacLep1_pri_phased_curated, whole genome shotgun sequence carries:
- the ATP5MC1 gene encoding ATP synthase F(0) complex subunit C1, mitochondrial isoform X1 translates to MPRSSRREGRRSCRKPIKKEKTEKMQTTGALLIPPALIRCCTRGLIRPASASFLSRPEIPPEQPSYSNSPLQVARREFQTSAVSRDIDTAAKFIGAGAATVGVAGSGAGIGTVFGSLIIGYARNPSLKQQLFSYAILGFALSEAMGLFCLMVAFLILFAM
- the ATP5MC1 gene encoding ATP synthase F(0) complex subunit C1, mitochondrial isoform X2, which gives rise to MPRSSRREGRRSCRKPIKKEKTEKMQTTGALLIPPALIRCCTRGLIRPASASFLSRPEIPPEQPSYSNSPLQVARREFQTSAVSRDIDTAAKFIGAGAATVGVAGSGAGIGTVFGSLIIGYARRRQETSLMHPTWLT
- the ATP5MC1 gene encoding ATP synthase F(0) complex subunit C1, mitochondrial isoform X3 yields the protein MQTTGALLIPPALIRCCTRGLIRPASASFLSRPEIPPEQPSYSNSPLQVARREFQTSAVSRDIDTAAKFIGAGAATVGVAGSGAGIGTVFGSLIIGYARNPSLKQQLFSYAILGFALSEAMGLFCLMVAFLILFAM